The proteins below are encoded in one region of Salmo salar chromosome ssa02, Ssal_v3.1, whole genome shotgun sequence:
- the LOC106587625 gene encoding transcription factor Sp2 isoform X4 — protein MATTVAVSPSEYLQPSATSSQDSQPSPLALLAATCSKIGPPAAQAPVSAPLAQPQPRRLLPIKPAPIAPAPPKNLGFLSAKGNVIQLPAGLGSNSPGTPIVLTIQQSPGRSNQTSNIQYQVMPQLGGTQTIQMMQQGGQIQLIPGTNQAIITTPMTVPQPQPATAPITPQKTVAIKPSPRGRKPNAANVVRLPSGLTLPLNVATGEEPAAAPPPPTKGRRGRKKLVAAAPPPQTTSPPPEQMETILLEAGENIIQAGNQLLIVQNTGSGQQQLVQLVQQKQEQQVVQIPQQALKVVQAASATLPQVPQRQPAPNLQPEPTQLLIKTASGEWQTVQLQETTVSTPSSMVTTTLSSVGATKRTLAGGRKERTLPKIAPAGGMIALNAAQLSSAGQAVQTININGVQVQGVPVTITNAGGQQHLTVQTVQGGALQLGGVTSQGHQVQMEQTLALELQGQPGEKKRRMACTCPNCKDAEKRPGEVGKRKHICHIPGCEKTFRKTSLLRAHVRLHTGERPFVCNWVFCGKRFTRSDELQRHARTHTGDKRFECNQCQKRFMRSDHLTKHYKTHINTKNL, from the exons GACTCCCAGCCCTCCCCACTGGCCCTCCTGGCCGCCACCTGCAGTAAGATCGGCCCCCCTGCCGCTCAGGCCCCTGTGAGCGCCCCTCTTGCCCAACCCCAACCTCGCCGTCTCCTCCCCATCAAGCCCGCCCCCATCGCCCCTGCCCCTCCCAAAAACCTGGGCTTCCTGTCCGCTAAAGGAAATGTGATCCAGCTGCCAGCGGGCCTGGGCTCCAACAGCCCCGGCACCCCCATCGTCCTCACCATCCAGCAGAGCCCTGGCCGCTCGAATCAAACATCCAACATCCAGTACCAGGTGATGCCGCAGCTGGGAGGCACACAGACCATCCAGATGATGCAACAGGGCGGACAGATCCAGCTCATCCCGGGTACCAACCAGGCCATCATCACCACGCCCATGACGGTCCCCCAGCCGCAGCCCGCTACCGCGCCCATCACCCCGCAGAAGACGGTGGCCATCAAGCCGTCCCCCAGGGGGAGGAAACCCAATGCCGCCAATGTGGTGCGGCTGCCCAGCGGGCTCACGCTGCCCCTCAACGTAGCCACCGGAGAGGAGCCAGCAGCTGCTCCTCCCCCTCCAACGAAGGGCAGACGAGGAAGGAAGAAGCTGGTGGCAgcagcccctccaccacagaccaCCTCTCCGCCCCCCGAGCAGATGGAGACGATATTGTTAGAAGCCGGGGAGAATATTATTCAG GCGGGTAACCAGCTCCTGATCGTGCAGAACACCGGGTCAGGCCAGCAGCAACTGGTGCAGCTGGTGCAGCAGAAACAGGAGCAGCAGGTGGTCCAGATCCCCCAGCAGGCCCTGAAGGTGGTGCAGGCCGCCTCCGCCACCCTGCCTCAGGTCCCCCAGAGACAGCCTGCACCCAACCTGCAACCAGAGCCcactcag CTGCTGATCAAAACGGCATCAGGCGAATGGCAGACTGTGCAGCTCCAGGAAACCACAGTTTCCACGCCCTCCAGCATGGTCACCACCACCCTGTCGTCCGTGGGGGCCACCAAGCGAACACTGGCGGGGGGCAGGAAGGAGAGGACCCTACCAAAAATAGCTCCGGCGGGGGGAATGATAGCGTTGAACGCAGCCCAGCTCTCCTCGGCGGGCCAGGCTGTGCAGACTATAAACATCAACGGGGTCCAGGTGCAAGGAGTGCCCGTCACCATCACCAAtgcaggag GGCAGCAGCACCTGACAGTGCAGACAGTGCAGGGCGGGGCCCTCCAGCTGGGCGGCGTGACTTCCCAGGGCCACCAGGTGCAGATGGAGCAGACTCTGGCTCTGGAGCTCCAGGGCCAGCCTGGGGAGAAGAAACGCCGCATGGCCTGCACCTGCCCCAACTGTAAGGACGCAGAGAAGAG GCCCGGCGAGGTAGGGAAGAGGAAGCACATCTGTCACATCCCGGGCTGCGAGAAGACATTCCGGAAAACGTCCCTCCTCCGGGCCCACGTGCGCCTGCACACCGGCGAGCGGCCCTTCGTCTGCAACTGGGTTTTCTGCGGCAAACGCTTCACGCGCAGCGACGAGCTGCAGCGGCAcgccaggacacacacag GAGACAAGCGCTTCGAGTGCAACCAGTGTCAGAAACGGTTCATGAGGAGCGACCACCTCACGAAGCATTACAAAACACACATTAACACCAAGAACTTGTGA
- the LOC106587625 gene encoding transcription factor Sp2 isoform X3 has protein sequence MRLGQNSSLGFNNFLNLCSRDQQNSMATTVAVSPSEYLQPSATSSQDSQPSPLALLAATCSKIGPPAAQAPVSAPLAQPQPRRLLPIKPAPIAPAPPKNLGFLSAKGNVIQLPAGLGSNSPGTPIVLTIQQSPGRSNQTSNIQYQVMPQLGGTQTIQMMQQGGQIQLIPGTNQAIITTPMTVPQPQPATAPITPQKTVAIKPSPRGRKPNAANVVRLPSGLTLPLNVATGEEPAAAPPPPTKGRRGRKKLVAAAPPPQTTSPPPEQMETILLEAGENIIQAGNQLLIVQNTGSGQQQLVQLVQQKQEQQVVQIPQQALKVVQAASATLPQVPQRQPAPNLQPEPTQLLIKTASGEWQTVQLQETTVSTPSSMVTTTLSSVGATKRTLAGGRKERTLPKIAPAGGMIALNAAQLSSAGQAVQTININGVQVQGVPVTITNAGGQQHLTVQTVQGGALQLGGVTSQGHQVQMEQTLALELQGQPGEKKRRMACTCPNCKDAEKRPGEVGKRKHICHIPGCEKTFRKTSLLRAHVRLHTGERPFVCNWVFCGKRFTRSDELQRHARTHTGDKRFECNQCQKRFMRSDHLTKHYKTHINTKNL, from the exons GACTCCCAGCCCTCCCCACTGGCCCTCCTGGCCGCCACCTGCAGTAAGATCGGCCCCCCTGCCGCTCAGGCCCCTGTGAGCGCCCCTCTTGCCCAACCCCAACCTCGCCGTCTCCTCCCCATCAAGCCCGCCCCCATCGCCCCTGCCCCTCCCAAAAACCTGGGCTTCCTGTCCGCTAAAGGAAATGTGATCCAGCTGCCAGCGGGCCTGGGCTCCAACAGCCCCGGCACCCCCATCGTCCTCACCATCCAGCAGAGCCCTGGCCGCTCGAATCAAACATCCAACATCCAGTACCAGGTGATGCCGCAGCTGGGAGGCACACAGACCATCCAGATGATGCAACAGGGCGGACAGATCCAGCTCATCCCGGGTACCAACCAGGCCATCATCACCACGCCCATGACGGTCCCCCAGCCGCAGCCCGCTACCGCGCCCATCACCCCGCAGAAGACGGTGGCCATCAAGCCGTCCCCCAGGGGGAGGAAACCCAATGCCGCCAATGTGGTGCGGCTGCCCAGCGGGCTCACGCTGCCCCTCAACGTAGCCACCGGAGAGGAGCCAGCAGCTGCTCCTCCCCCTCCAACGAAGGGCAGACGAGGAAGGAAGAAGCTGGTGGCAgcagcccctccaccacagaccaCCTCTCCGCCCCCCGAGCAGATGGAGACGATATTGTTAGAAGCCGGGGAGAATATTATTCAG GCGGGTAACCAGCTCCTGATCGTGCAGAACACCGGGTCAGGCCAGCAGCAACTGGTGCAGCTGGTGCAGCAGAAACAGGAGCAGCAGGTGGTCCAGATCCCCCAGCAGGCCCTGAAGGTGGTGCAGGCCGCCTCCGCCACCCTGCCTCAGGTCCCCCAGAGACAGCCTGCACCCAACCTGCAACCAGAGCCcactcag CTGCTGATCAAAACGGCATCAGGCGAATGGCAGACTGTGCAGCTCCAGGAAACCACAGTTTCCACGCCCTCCAGCATGGTCACCACCACCCTGTCGTCCGTGGGGGCCACCAAGCGAACACTGGCGGGGGGCAGGAAGGAGAGGACCCTACCAAAAATAGCTCCGGCGGGGGGAATGATAGCGTTGAACGCAGCCCAGCTCTCCTCGGCGGGCCAGGCTGTGCAGACTATAAACATCAACGGGGTCCAGGTGCAAGGAGTGCCCGTCACCATCACCAAtgcaggag GGCAGCAGCACCTGACAGTGCAGACAGTGCAGGGCGGGGCCCTCCAGCTGGGCGGCGTGACTTCCCAGGGCCACCAGGTGCAGATGGAGCAGACTCTGGCTCTGGAGCTCCAGGGCCAGCCTGGGGAGAAGAAACGCCGCATGGCCTGCACCTGCCCCAACTGTAAGGACGCAGAGAAGAG GCCCGGCGAGGTAGGGAAGAGGAAGCACATCTGTCACATCCCGGGCTGCGAGAAGACATTCCGGAAAACGTCCCTCCTCCGGGCCCACGTGCGCCTGCACACCGGCGAGCGGCCCTTCGTCTGCAACTGGGTTTTCTGCGGCAAACGCTTCACGCGCAGCGACGAGCTGCAGCGGCAcgccaggacacacacag GAGACAAGCGCTTCGAGTGCAACCAGTGTCAGAAACGGTTCATGAGGAGCGACCACCTCACGAAGCATTACAAAACACACATTAACACCAAGAACTTGTGA
- the LOC106587625 gene encoding transcription factor Sp2 isoform X2, producing MSVGGIFQGLALEGSRRASVVMSDQQNSMATTVAVSPSEYLQPSATSSQDSQPSPLALLAATCSKIGPPAAQAPVSAPLAQPQPRRLLPIKPAPIAPAPPKNLGFLSAKGNVIQLPAGLGSNSPGTPIVLTIQQSPGRSNQTSNIQYQVMPQLGGTQTIQMMQQGGQIQLIPGTNQAIITTPMTVPQPQPATAPITPQKTVAIKPSPRGRKPNAANVVRLPSGLTLPLNVATGEEPAAAPPPPTKGRRGRKKLVAAAPPPQTTSPPPEQMETILLEAGENIIQAGNQLLIVQNTGSGQQQLVQLVQQKQEQQVVQIPQQALKVVQAASATLPQVPQRQPAPNLQPEPTQLLIKTASGEWQTVQLQETTVSTPSSMVTTTLSSVGATKRTLAGGRKERTLPKIAPAGGMIALNAAQLSSAGQAVQTININGVQVQGVPVTITNAGGQQHLTVQTVQGGALQLGGVTSQGHQVQMEQTLALELQGQPGEKKRRMACTCPNCKDAEKRPGEVGKRKHICHIPGCEKTFRKTSLLRAHVRLHTGERPFVCNWVFCGKRFTRSDELQRHARTHTGDKRFECNQCQKRFMRSDHLTKHYKTHINTKNL from the exons GACTCCCAGCCCTCCCCACTGGCCCTCCTGGCCGCCACCTGCAGTAAGATCGGCCCCCCTGCCGCTCAGGCCCCTGTGAGCGCCCCTCTTGCCCAACCCCAACCTCGCCGTCTCCTCCCCATCAAGCCCGCCCCCATCGCCCCTGCCCCTCCCAAAAACCTGGGCTTCCTGTCCGCTAAAGGAAATGTGATCCAGCTGCCAGCGGGCCTGGGCTCCAACAGCCCCGGCACCCCCATCGTCCTCACCATCCAGCAGAGCCCTGGCCGCTCGAATCAAACATCCAACATCCAGTACCAGGTGATGCCGCAGCTGGGAGGCACACAGACCATCCAGATGATGCAACAGGGCGGACAGATCCAGCTCATCCCGGGTACCAACCAGGCCATCATCACCACGCCCATGACGGTCCCCCAGCCGCAGCCCGCTACCGCGCCCATCACCCCGCAGAAGACGGTGGCCATCAAGCCGTCCCCCAGGGGGAGGAAACCCAATGCCGCCAATGTGGTGCGGCTGCCCAGCGGGCTCACGCTGCCCCTCAACGTAGCCACCGGAGAGGAGCCAGCAGCTGCTCCTCCCCCTCCAACGAAGGGCAGACGAGGAAGGAAGAAGCTGGTGGCAgcagcccctccaccacagaccaCCTCTCCGCCCCCCGAGCAGATGGAGACGATATTGTTAGAAGCCGGGGAGAATATTATTCAG GCGGGTAACCAGCTCCTGATCGTGCAGAACACCGGGTCAGGCCAGCAGCAACTGGTGCAGCTGGTGCAGCAGAAACAGGAGCAGCAGGTGGTCCAGATCCCCCAGCAGGCCCTGAAGGTGGTGCAGGCCGCCTCCGCCACCCTGCCTCAGGTCCCCCAGAGACAGCCTGCACCCAACCTGCAACCAGAGCCcactcag CTGCTGATCAAAACGGCATCAGGCGAATGGCAGACTGTGCAGCTCCAGGAAACCACAGTTTCCACGCCCTCCAGCATGGTCACCACCACCCTGTCGTCCGTGGGGGCCACCAAGCGAACACTGGCGGGGGGCAGGAAGGAGAGGACCCTACCAAAAATAGCTCCGGCGGGGGGAATGATAGCGTTGAACGCAGCCCAGCTCTCCTCGGCGGGCCAGGCTGTGCAGACTATAAACATCAACGGGGTCCAGGTGCAAGGAGTGCCCGTCACCATCACCAAtgcaggag GGCAGCAGCACCTGACAGTGCAGACAGTGCAGGGCGGGGCCCTCCAGCTGGGCGGCGTGACTTCCCAGGGCCACCAGGTGCAGATGGAGCAGACTCTGGCTCTGGAGCTCCAGGGCCAGCCTGGGGAGAAGAAACGCCGCATGGCCTGCACCTGCCCCAACTGTAAGGACGCAGAGAAGAG GCCCGGCGAGGTAGGGAAGAGGAAGCACATCTGTCACATCCCGGGCTGCGAGAAGACATTCCGGAAAACGTCCCTCCTCCGGGCCCACGTGCGCCTGCACACCGGCGAGCGGCCCTTCGTCTGCAACTGGGTTTTCTGCGGCAAACGCTTCACGCGCAGCGACGAGCTGCAGCGGCAcgccaggacacacacag GAGACAAGCGCTTCGAGTGCAACCAGTGTCAGAAACGGTTCATGAGGAGCGACCACCTCACGAAGCATTACAAAACACACATTAACACCAAGAACTTGTGA